The following DNA comes from Mycobacterium sp. MS1601.
ATCCGGATGCGCGTACCGAAGGCCGTGGTCGGCCAGCAGCCCCAGTTCGTCATCGACCATCAGCGGGTTGCCCTGGATCAGGGTGTGGCCGGTGGAACACGAGTCCACCAGATAGCCCGGAGCAAGCATCTCCTCGGTGGCCGCTCCACCGCCGGGGATGCGGCGGGCGTCGACGGCCAGCACGCGGTAGCCGGCCCTGGCGAGGTAGCACGCGGTGATCAGGCTGTTGTGGCCGGCGCCCGCGACGACGATGTCTGTGGTCATGAACTGATCGCAACACCGGCGATCCATCGCGTCCAACGAATGTTTGCGATCTGTCCAATCGACATCACAGATGATTCAATGTCGGCATGGAGCTTCGCCAGCTCGAACATTTTGCGGCCGTGGCCGCCGAGCGCAACTTCACGCGCGCCGCCCAGCGGGTGCATGTTGTGCAATCGGCCCTGTCGGCGTCGGTGGCGAAACTGGAGAAGGAACTGGGCATAGCGCTGATCGACCGGTCCCGACGTCAGATCACACTGACCCCCGCCGGCGAGGCGTTTCTCGACCAGACCTACGAGGTGCTGTCGGCAGCCAAACGCGCCAGGAGCACCGCCGCGGGCTACCGGGGCCAACTGGCGGGAACGGTGAAGGTCGGCACCCTGATGTCCTCTGGCGCACTGGATCTCCCCGCGGCTCTCGGGCGCTTCCATCGCCGCCACCCCCTGGTGAACGTGAGGTTGCGCCAGGGCACATCCGGCTCCGCGGGCCACGTCGCCGACGTTGCCGACGGAAACCTGGATCTTGCACTGGTTTCCACACCGGGCATGCCGACACCCCTTGTCGACATCCGGGAACTCGGTCGCGAACCCATGACCTTCGTGTGCTCACCCGAGCACCCGCTGGCCGACAGAACACGAATTCGCCTCACCGATCTCGTGGGCCAGCAGCTGATCCAGTTCGCCACGGGCTGGGGCGTGCGCCGGGTGCTCGATCAGGCGCTGGCCGCGTCGGGACTCGAAGTCACAACCGCCTACGAAGTCGCGGACTACGCCACAGCCGCCGGTCTGGCGCGCCACCGCCTGGGTGTGACCATCCTCCCCGCCCCCGAGGCACGCAGATTCCCGGATCTGTGCCAGATCCTGTTGAGTCCCGTCGTGACGTGGACGCTGTGCCTCGCGTCGGCTCCGGCCAGACATCTCAGTCAGGCCGCGGCCAGTCTGGCAGAAGAACTGATCAAAGAGGCAGAGGCTACTGCGCTTCTGCCGGCGCAGGACCGGTAGACCCCCGCACCACCAACGTCACCGGCAACGTCAGCGTCGCACCATCCTGGCCGCCACTTTCGATGCCCCGCAACAACAATCGCGCCGACTCAGCCCCAATATCACGCAGCGGCATGTGCACGGTGGTCAGCGGCGGCCAGAAGTCCTCGGCGAACGGCATGTCGTTGAATCCGACCACTGAGACGTCTTCCGGGCACCGCAGCCCCTCGGCACGCAGGCGCCGGATCAGCCCCAACGCCACCAGGTCATTGCCCGCCATCAACGCAGTCGGATGAATATCGTTGTGCGTCAACAGAAGTTCAGCGGCCTGGAAGCCGGCTTCGATGGTCAGCGCGTCGGCATAGATGGTCTCGTGCTCCACCCCCGCCGCGGTGGCCGCGGCTTCGAACGCCTCGGCCCGCGAGCGGGTGGTGGAGAAATTGAGGGGTCCGGCGGCATGCACGATGCGGCGGTGCCCCAACTCCACCAGGTGCGCCACAGCCAACTCGATACCGCGCGCGTTGTCTCCACCGACCAGCGGGAAGCCACCGATGCCGGAACCCCGGT
Coding sequences within:
- a CDS encoding LacI family DNA-binding transcriptional regulator; protein product: MTIDDVARLAEVHKATVSRALNAQTRDQVNVETLKRVKKAARQLGYVPNAMARGLRTSKSMTIGVIIPDLMNPIFPPIIRGIEHVLQAQGYTVLIANTDSHDDVEISVFESLLQRRVDGFILATGRLDDQPVVDEAAAAGVPVVLVNRGSGIGGFPLVGGDNARGIELAVAHLVELGHRRIVHAAGPLNFSTTRSRAEAFEAAATAAGVEHETIYADALTIEAGFQAAELLLTHNDIHPTALMAGNDLVALGLIRRLRAEGLRCPEDVSVVGFNDMPFAEDFWPPLTTVHMPLRDIGAESARLLLRGIESGGQDGATLTLPVTLVVRGSTGPAPAEAQ
- a CDS encoding LysR family transcriptional regulator; translation: MELRQLEHFAAVAAERNFTRAAQRVHVVQSALSASVAKLEKELGIALIDRSRRQITLTPAGEAFLDQTYEVLSAAKRARSTAAGYRGQLAGTVKVGTLMSSGALDLPAALGRFHRRHPLVNVRLRQGTSGSAGHVADVADGNLDLALVSTPGMPTPLVDIRELGREPMTFVCSPEHPLADRTRIRLTDLVGQQLIQFATGWGVRRVLDQALAASGLEVTTAYEVADYATAAGLARHRLGVTILPAPEARRFPDLCQILLSPVVTWTLCLASAPARHLSQAAASLAEELIKEAEATALLPAQDR